In the genome of Planctomycetota bacterium, one region contains:
- a CDS encoding PEP-CTERM sorting domain-containing protein, with amino-acid sequence LMIVPEPSAVVIAGVGVALAGWRMARRRKGGKPSA; translated from the coding sequence TGTTGATGATCGTCCCCGAGCCCTCGGCGGTGGTCATCGCCGGGGTCGGTGTGGCTCTGGCCGGCTGGCGGATGGCCAGGCGGCGGAAGGGTGGGAAGCCCTCCGCCTGA